In Mobula hypostoma chromosome 10, sMobHyp1.1, whole genome shotgun sequence, a single genomic region encodes these proteins:
- the LOC134353289 gene encoding mRNA decay activator protein ZFP36L1-like, with the protein MASLKNLCELVTELNILDPDDFAAWKPGPELRTVAPPAGFRRHSTSHLPASSSRARLNDAFCPLQPRHTDLAAGLPSKPWPGLGCCTRDGEWPEEPRVAQQQPPPPSPRYKTELCRPFQENSFCRYGDKCQFAHGLAELRTLSRHPKYKTEPCRTFHSTGFCPYGSRCHFIHNPEEERGSRPRLRQSASFSGLGSAWGGLGPSAAVPGEIDWALLRAAFSPELEVELARTLGLNCCSCRHRCRQPGPAAGRSPSSDSLSDQEDSGSSGSESPVFEQARRLPIFSRISVSE; encoded by the exons ATGGCCAGTCTGAAGAATCTGTGCGAGCTTGTAACCGAG TTGAATATCTTGGATCCTGACGACTTCGCCGCCTGGAAGCCGGGTCCCGAGCTCCGGACAGTCGCACCTCCTGCCGGTTTCCGCCGCCACTCCACCAGCCACTTGCCGGCCAGTAGTTCCCGGGCTCGACTTAACGATGCATTCTGTCCACTGCAGCCGCGGCACACGGACCTTGCCGCCGGGTTGCCCTCGAAACCGTGGCCGGGTCTGGGCTGCTGCACCAGAGACGGGGAGTGGCCGGAGGAGCCGAGGGTCGCGCAGCAGCAGCCGCCACCACCTTCGCCCCGCTACAAGACGGAGCTGTGCCGGCCCTTCCAGGAGAACAGCTTCTGCCGCTACGGGGATAAGTGCCAATTCGCGCACGGCCTGGCCGAGCTGCGGACCCTCAGTCGCCACCCCAAGTACAAGACGGAGCCGTGCCGCACCTTCCACAGCACCGGCTTCTGCCCGTATGGTAGCCGTTGTCACTTCATACACAACCCCGAGGAGGAGCGTGGCTCCCGGCCTCGCTTGCGCCAGAGCGCCAGCTTCTCGGGCTTGGGCTCAGCCTGGGGGGGTCTGGGGCCCTCAGCCGCCGTTCCCGGCGAGATTGACTGGGCGTTGCTGCGGGCAGCCTTCAGCCCCGAACTGGAAGTAGAGCTGGCCCGGACGCTGGGCCTGAACTGCTGCTCTTGCCGTCACCGCTGTCGCCAGCCAGGCCCGGCCGCCGGCAGAAGCCCCTCATCTGACTCTCTCTCCGACCAGGAGGATTCGGGCAGTAGCGGCTCGGAGTCGCCCGTCTTCGAGCAGGCGCGGCGGCTGCCCATTTTCAGCAGGATCTCGGTGTCCGAGTGA